The genomic DNA GTTCTTAAACCTTGACCTAAACAAAAAAGTATGGTGTCAATTTTCTCTTTTTTCAGAGTATATTCTAATGGCTTTACCATCCAAGTATATAACCTTTGAGATGGTTCTAGATAGGCTTTAGTTCTACGTCTACTGGGGCTAGTAACTGCTACATTTAACTGTTTCACTACAGCTAATAAAGTTTCTTGATCTGCGGTTTTAACACTGTATATTTGTGGTTTCTGCCCTGGAGTAATAATGACTAATTGTAGTTGTTTCTCCCTAGGCCATATCCAAACCACCGCAGGTTTTGTATCTGTTTGTTGGGCAAGATTGGAAAGTGATTGTGCGATATCTTCCGCCATTAATGAAAGAGACGGTAGACTTTCACCAAAATACTGGTCATAGTCTCTTTTCCAATGTTTTTCAACTTCATTGACTGCTTCAATAAAGTTTTTATTTTGTAGGAATCTATCCCAATCTTTATCTGTGACAGCATAAGCAGATTGGCTTTGTAGGAGAAGACTAGATGTAATTGTACTCACAAAGACTAAAGCAAATAATAATGCAAAAACAATTACTCTTTTCCATTTGATTTTGTCAAACATTCTTTTTCTTCCTGGCTTAGTAGTAGGACATTAAATACAGATTCAACTATGAGGAGATAGATACCCTACTCCTTAAGGCATTCCATCCAGAATTTGAATATCTTGTTACTTAATTTAAGCATATTTCCTTAATTACGTAGAGGAGAAAGTATTTTTAGTAACTTTTGTCTTGTTTTCCTAAATATTAATTTTAACCAATAAATAACTAATAAATAATCAATAACTAGCCATGCCATAGTCTCCTCTTAATCTAAAGGTGAAACCCTGTTATGTGTGATCTCTGATTATTCAGTAAATTTCCCCAAACTATCAACCAGATAAAGGTTAACAAGATTTGGTATGTACGGTGTTCGGTTTTTGACATCACTACTTTGGATCTGAATTATCAGTCATCGCTGAAATTATATATTTGAGGAATTTCATGCACATTAATACACCATTTGACACAAACCAACCAGCACAACTGAAGGGTCTGCAAGGTTATACTGTTGATCCTATTCTTACTATTGGTGAAACAGTTAATGGTTACACTCCCACAGGTATTCCTGATGGTACGGGTGCATTTGAATTAAATGAAACCACAGTTCGAGTCCTGGTTAACTCAGAGATAGGTAGTAATACAGGTTACGCCTATACCTTAGAAAATGGTACTTCCTTAACCGGCTCACGGATTAGCTATTTTGACATTGATAAAAGCACTCTGAAAATAGTTGATTCAGGTTTAGCTTACAACACAATTTATAACCGTACTGGTGAAGTTGTAGACGAAGCTTCCGATTTAGAATTTGAAGGAATTCAGCGTTTCTGTTCTGCAAACTTGATGGAAGCTCATCAATTTGGTGCTGGGATGGGTTTTGCAGACACCATCTACTTTGCAGGGGAAGAAACCGACGGTGGTACACAGTTTGCTTTAGACACCGCCACTGGCGATTTATGGGCTTTACCCTGGTTAGGTCGTGCTGCTTGGGAAAGTGTTACAGAGATTGATACAGGTAACACAGATCAAATAGCTCTGTTAGTGGGTGATGATAGAGGTCCTGCACCATTAATTTTATACGTTGGTGAAAAAGATAGTAGTGCTGACGCTGGTTTCTTAGCACGTAACGGTTTAAATAACGGTAAATTGTACGTCTGGGTTGCTGATGATGCAGCAGACGCAGCGGATGCAATTGAGGCTGACCCTAGAGACTTTAGTGGCAGTGGTAACATGACAGCTGGTCAGTTTATAGAAATTGACTACTACCGTCCTGACCTAGCTGGTACAAATGGTTACGACGCTCAAGGTTTTGCTGACCAAGATAAACAGGATGCCTTAGCGGCTGATGTTGGTGCTTTCTTGTTCTCTCGTCCTGAAGACGTAGCTACCAACCCCTTTGATGGTACAGAAGCAGTGTTAGCTTCCACCGGTCGTACCAGTGTCTTTGATGGTGCTGATACCTGGGGTACAACTTACACAGTTGATCTTGACTTTAGTGAAGCTGGCATTACTGCTGACTTGAACATCCTTTATGATGGCAACGATGCAGATAAGCAAGATTTTGGTCTACGTAGCCCTGATAACTTAGATTGGGCAGATGATGGCAAAATCTATCTGCAAGAAGACCGGGCTATCGGTTCTGACCTCTTTGGTGCAACTTCTGGAGAAGAAGCTTCTATCTGGAGAATTGACCCCTTTGGGGCTGATCCTGCTGCCACTGCAACCCGTGTAGCACAAATTGATCGCTCTGGTGTACCTGCTGGACAAACTGATTCTAATCCTACAGATATTGGTAACTGGGAATCTTCCGGTATTCTTGATGTTTCCACCCTGTTTGGTAATGCTCCTGGTACACAATTCATCTATGATGTCCAAGCTCACAGTCTTCGTGATGGTGACATTATCAACAAACCCGGTATTGATACTGATGGAGATGGCACAGTTGAAGCTAATGATAACTTGGTACAAGGTGGTCAGTTAGGGTTCTTAATTGCTCCTGGTGCTTCTTTGATTCAAGATTCTCAATTGGTATCTGGTTCTACAGGTGCAGATGCTTTAATAGGTGGAATTGACTTTGATGCTATCAACGATACAGTCTTTACTGGTGCTGGAGACGATGAAGTAGATGTTCTTTTCGGTGGTGTCCTAGCTGGTAATAACCGCATTGCTACTGGTAGCGGTGAAGATACTATTGATGTCGGAAATGGCGATCGCATCTTTGGTGGTAGTGATAATGACATCATAGATGCTACCGATGCTACTGGTTATCGTCTCTCCGGTGGCGCTGGCATGGATAGTTTCTTCCTGGGTGCAGATGGTCGCGCTTTGGGTGGAGATGGTGATGATAGGTTCTTCGTCCAAGAAGGTGGCGAAAACTTAATTTCCGGTGGTGCAGGTATGGATCAATTCTGGATCGTTAACGGTGACCTACCTATGGAAGCTAACACCATTATTGACTTTGAAATGGGTATGGATGTCTTAGGTATTGGTGGTGCTGGTGTTGGGTTTGATGACCTGACCTTAACAGGTGACAGTATTATGATTGGTGGAACAAC from Okeanomitos corallinicola TIOX110 includes the following:
- a CDS encoding alkaline phosphatase PhoX; protein product: MHINTPFDTNQPAQLKGLQGYTVDPILTIGETVNGYTPTGIPDGTGAFELNETTVRVLVNSEIGSNTGYAYTLENGTSLTGSRISYFDIDKSTLKIVDSGLAYNTIYNRTGEVVDEASDLEFEGIQRFCSANLMEAHQFGAGMGFADTIYFAGEETDGGTQFALDTATGDLWALPWLGRAAWESVTEIDTGNTDQIALLVGDDRGPAPLILYVGEKDSSADAGFLARNGLNNGKLYVWVADDAADAADAIEADPRDFSGSGNMTAGQFIEIDYYRPDLAGTNGYDAQGFADQDKQDALAADVGAFLFSRPEDVATNPFDGTEAVLASTGRTSVFDGADTWGTTYTVDLDFSEAGITADLNILYDGNDADKQDFGLRSPDNLDWADDGKIYLQEDRAIGSDLFGATSGEEASIWRIDPFGADPAATATRVAQIDRSGVPAGQTDSNPTDIGNWESSGILDVSTLFGNAPGTQFIYDVQAHSLRDGDIINKPGIDTDGDGTVEANDNLVQGGQLGFLIAPGASLIQDSQLVSGSTGADALIGGIDFDAINDTVFTGAGDDEVDVLFGGVLAGNNRIATGSGEDTIDVGNGDRIFGGSDNDIIDATDATGYRLSGGAGMDSFFLGADGRALGGDGDDRFFVQEGGENLISGGAGMDQFWIVNGDLPMEANTIIDFEMGMDVLGIGGAGVGFDDLTLTGDSIMIGGTTVAMLMGVDTSSLTVADFAFM